The bacterium nucleotide sequence CCAAAGGCGATCGACCGGGACCAGAAGTACCTGGAGACGGCCATCCAGTACTTCGAGCTCGCCATGAACCGGACCTCGGGAGACCTCCGGACCGCCGTTCAGGAAAAATGGGTCGAGGCGCGGCAGAAGATCGCCAAGCGCCACTTTTACATCGGCCGCTACTATCACAAGACGGGCGAATACATCGCCGCCGTTCCCCGCTTTCAGGAGATCGTCACCAACTACACGGGACTGGGGTTGGACGAGCGGGCCCTCTACATGATGGGCGACTCCTTTGTCAGGCTCAAGGAGCGCGAAAGGGCCCTTGAAATCCTCGGGGTCTTCGAGCAACACTTCCCCGACAGCAAGTACCGAAAGAGGCTGGCGTCTAAATTGGATGTGAAATAATGGCGCACGAAATCCGGGATTTGGTCGAGATCGGCAAGAAGCACTTCGAGAGCCGCAACTACGCGCGCGCCGAGCAGTATTTCCAAAAAATCCTCAAGACCGGCGCGCGGTACGCGGACGTGCTCAACATGCTCGGCATCATTTACCACGCGGACGGCAAGTTCAACAACGCCATCGAGTCCTTTGAAGAGGCCTTGGAGGTCAACCCCCACTACGCCGAGGCGACCCTCAACCTCGCCGTCCTCTACAACGACCTGGGCGAGTTCAAGAAGGCCAAGGCCCTTTACGCGCGCATCCCCCACATCCACGACCGCAAGGGCGCGACGGACCTGGATCCGATTCTCAAAGGCAAGATCGCCAACCTGCACGCGCATCTGGGCGACGTCTACCGCGGCATCGGCAAGTACGCCGACGCGATCGACGAATACAAGAAGGCGCTCAAGCTCTGCCCGGGCTACGCCGACATCCGCACCAAGCTCGGCATGTCCCTCCGCGAAAACGGCCAAAAGGACCAGGCGTTGAAGGAATTCAACGCCGCGCTCGGCGAAAAGTCGGCCTTCAAGCCGGCCCGCATCCAACTGGGCCTGACGCACTACCTCATGGGGCAAAAGGACAAGGCCTCGAAGGCCTGGAAGGAAGTCCTGGCAAAGGACAAAGACAACAAGGTCGTGCAGACGTATTTGAGGCTGTGTGAGAACGGAAAATCAGCAAAAGAGTGACCCGGGCCCGCTCTAAACTTTACGAACATAGAGTGAGCCCGAAGGAGATGAAGGACCTCGCTTGAATGGAGTCGCCAGCATGCCATCGATCGTTTGCCATTCTTCATCCATGAACTTCTTCAGGCCAGACTTGATCGTTTCCGGCTCACAATTTCGTTCGTAAGTTCCGAAGATTCTATCCCAAAAGGTAAAAATGATCCCAAAATTCCGATTCATTTGCCGAACATCCTGTGAATGATGCAAATGATGCATTCTCGGTGAGACAACAATGCATCTGATAATCTTGTCCCACTTTTCTCCTACATCAATATCCGCGTGATGGAATATCGTGATAACTGGTTGCAACAGGAGGTAGACCTCGCTTGCCACGACAGGAAGACCCACCATGAAGCTAAGCGGAAAAACAAAACACATCGAAAATAGTACTTCCATGGGGTGAAATCGAACGGCAGTCGAACCATCGAGATGAAAATCGGTGTGATGCATACGATGAAATTGCCATGCGACGGGTATAAGATGTGTTAGGCGATGATACCAATAGATCGTCAAGTCTAATAGCAGGACTCCCAAAAACGTTCTCAACATTGCGGGTATAGAAAACCACATAGAATCGACGGCATCGGAGCGAGGCAAAATTGGCACCATGGGAACGATGAGCAAGATTGATACTGTCGCGGTCGCGATGACATTCATTGCCTTAAATGACAAATTACGAAACCGATGCTTCCAAGAACCTCGCGACCACCGGCTAGGCTCGATAGTTGAGATCAGAAACGTCAAAAATAAGCTGATGAATAGGCTCTGAACTTCTTGGTTGGAAAAAGTCAGATAACTTAGGAAATCGCCAATAAGGTTTCTCACGGCGTCAGGCATTACGTGGAGCCGCCTGCTCGGCGGCCCCACGTATATTGACAATGAGTTAGTCTTTTCCCGCGTCCAATTTATCCATGATTATTTTTAACTGATACATGATCACTGCATCAGTGGGAACAGAAGTAAAGTCCTTATCCACCGAATTGCCGAAGTTTTTGACGGTAAACTCCTTAAAATCACGACCATTAAAGTCTTTGCCAAAGAATTCAGATACATTGTTTGTCGGAATGAATATGTAGGTTACGGAGTCCGCTGGATTTATGACTGCCTTATTCCTGATTGCTGGCGAATCATGAAAGTAAGCATGAGCAGCGGTCGCTATGAATGCTGCAGACATGAATCCTGTGAGTACCGACATGAGACGTTTTTTCTTTGCTGTGACCATATCCGTATCCTCCCATTGGTTGTTTGAGCCTTGTGAGTTGCAAAGGCGAGGCCAAAAAGCAGCATACAGAGAAGGATATGCAGGTTCCTGAATTTATATGGTTTTCTTGAAAAAACTTGCTTCAACATGCCCCGTCAGATGAGTGTTTAATTACCCAATGTCAAGA carries:
- a CDS encoding sterol desaturase family protein is translated as MNVIATATVSILLIVPMVPILPRSDAVDSMWFSIPAMLRTFLGVLLLDLTIYWYHRLTHLIPVAWQFHRMHHTDFHLDGSTAVRFHPMEVLFSMCFVFPLSFMVGLPVVASEVYLLLQPVITIFHHADIDVGEKWDKIIRCIVVSPRMHHLHHSQDVRQMNRNFGIIFTFWDRIFGTYERNCEPETIKSGLKKFMDEEWQTIDGMLATPFKRGPSSPSGSLYVRKV
- the bamD gene encoding outer membrane protein assembly factor BamD, encoding MKRYAVIGLALLAASGCAKKPFLSSASSGETAYAECQKLSDDKEYERANECYEVLKSRFGGSAASADADLAIADNYFRKGEFLLASESYIAFTKLHPAHDKIGYAYYKIGLCYLKENPKAIDRDQKYLETAIQYFELAMNRTSGDLRTAVQEKWVEARQKIAKRHFYIGRYYHKTGEYIAAVPRFQEIVTNYTGLGLDERALYMMGDSFVRLKERERALEILGVFEQHFPDSKYRKRLASKLDVK
- a CDS encoding tetratricopeptide repeat protein; the protein is MAHEIRDLVEIGKKHFESRNYARAEQYFQKILKTGARYADVLNMLGIIYHADGKFNNAIESFEEALEVNPHYAEATLNLAVLYNDLGEFKKAKALYARIPHIHDRKGATDLDPILKGKIANLHAHLGDVYRGIGKYADAIDEYKKALKLCPGYADIRTKLGMSLRENGQKDQALKEFNAALGEKSAFKPARIQLGLTHYLMGQKDKASKAWKEVLAKDKDNKVVQTYLRLCENGKSAKE